The region aatagcaagtggacctgtaatttcaactgccaaaaatggaaacttcttgatcttaaacttacatcatgatacaagctccaaacgaatttttgcccaacatgaaagttgaagatcttgttctcccattttcaaaaagtccaagaacatcaaaatcccatgtgtggttgtcaagatatgatcaaatcattttcaccaaattttgaacttcaaagggccatatctctcaaaccataaggccaaatttggtggggttttttcctacaaaccacatttttcatcctctttccaaaaatataaatttcatgacctaaaaccctaccattcaaaatggcatttttggacctattcctttaaaaatcaaagtttgactcacagttgactttttgatttatggactttttcatcattttgccaattgggaaaggtttaaaatcacatttgaaacttgcctcaagtcCTAATTCATTCACATTCCATCACCATACCACAATTTTGGATAAAAACGCAAGCTTGGCAATTTGTGCATTTGGCTTCATACAAGTAAATCaagtacagcagtacatgtacAAATCACAAACAGCAATTTGGAAAGTCTTGTTCTGCTCATTTCAGGCCCATTCGACCAAGCCATCACACCCCTTCTTTCACTTATTGGAAAATGGACAAATATGCAAATGGCTTCAAAAGAGTAAAACCAGTACAGCAGTACATGTGCAGCCACAAAACAGCAAACATACAGTCTGTATGCAGCCTGTCCAGGCCCAGCTCATGGCAAACATACACCTCCATTTACTCACTTTTGCATAATTAGCAATTGGCATTTTGATTCATAAAATTAAACTGGGATTAGCATGTGATAATGTGAGCTTAAACAGATGAATATAAGTGCATTTTTCTGCCATTGGCCAACCCTAGACAGCAGCCACATACAGAAAAATACTTCTActctctcatcttgcattttgcTCGACTGAGATTTTCCACCCAAAACCATCAAAGCATACAAGTAACCCTTGGTTATTTCTTCACTTGGACAACATATTCAGCTCACCTTCACCATCAAATCACTGCTGTAAAGTCTTCATCATCTTCTGTTTTCCAAAGACCTCTCCCATGGCAGCTTGAAGCTAGAATCGATTCAAGCAAGGTTGAGCACAATTCCTTCTGAGATACATCATTTGGGaccatcatcttcatctgttcgagcttcaaaccttcaaataatcactgctctacacttttcttcaaatccaagtaaatTTTCGAAACTCTAATTTCTTAAATCaatgctatgccatgtgtagaGTATGTTCTTGTGGTTACATTAAGCTTGAAATTACTAAAAATGATTAAGTATCATGCtagttatgttgaaatgaaatcTGGAATTGGTTTATGTTCTTGCTCGATTTGTGACAATCAATGAGTTCTAGTGGAAATGGCAGGTAGATTCATGTTAGTTAGAGCTTGCTGGTTAGTTGTGTGcatttgattttcatttctggaaaaatattgttgttaagCTCGATTGAACATGATGATGATAACACCCTGCAGCTGAAATTCTGTCTTgcccaaattttgcatgaatttAGTTTTGTTTGTGGCTGTTTGATGGTTGCACGATTGTTCAGGGCCATGCTTGTTTATGTGGTACTGTTGGAATTCATTTTCCCTTTGATGATGAGCTTTGATGCTATGCTGTTGTTTTTTTGATGAACATTGTTGAATGATGGAGCATGCCATGCTGTTTTGAACCACATGAATGTGCCTAGAAAAACCATATGAATTGCATTTGAATGCTGTTATTTGCTTTGTTGGTCGAATGATGAGAATGCTTAATATGTACATACTGCTGTTCAAACCTGACCATTGCCCAAAAAACCATATGATTTATGTTGGATGCTGTTGCTTGTATTTGTATGAGCATATTGTTGTTGCTGTACTGTTAGTTATGCTGTAACTGATTATGAATTGGTACTGCTGCTATTAAACCCTAAGGCTGCCCCTGAAAACACATGATTTTAGCTGATGTTGCTCTATGTTGCTCGAATATCATGTTTGTGGTACCATGTTGGTCTGCATGATTTTGTTTGAAATTTGTTTGTCATGATGATTGTTTGATGCTTGGTTGAAATCATGTTTGTGGATTACATAAAATGCCTTGCTGTGTGAAACCTACCCTGCACCAGATTTTTTTTCCCATGATCATGCTTGTCTATTGCTGAATGATGTGCTGTTGTTGGTTTGCTTGCTATGAGAACATGATACCATGCTGCAAATTGATGATGAACTTGATACCATGCTCATTGCTGTTATGAAACCTTACTGCAGTTTAGAAAAACCTCCTGAATTGCATTTGAATGCTGAATGCTATGCTGCTATGTGCTTTTGCTCATGTGTTGGGTGATTTAAATAATGAACATGATGTTGCAATTGCCCTGCTGTTTTGAATTTGTTTGTTGGACTTTATTTTGATCAATTGCTTGAAGTTACATGGGCTATTGCTGAACCCTGCTGCTGTTGTTTAAACCAGATACTTTGTCCCTAATAATGCTATGCTGTTGCAATTGTTGGTCGAATTTCTGTACTGCTATTTGTTGCCTGCTAGTGTTGTTTATGTTTGCTGATATGCTGTTGGTCAATGCTGtaaattgatgatgaatttgatACCATGACTATTGCTGTTGTTGAATGTGCCATGCTGTTTGTGATGAACCATAAAACTTGTCCAAGAAATTTCACATGCTTTGTGTTGATTATGATTGGTTATGTTTGCATGAACTTGCATGTTTATGGTGTTGGGTTGTAGATGCTTGATCATGGTTTGACTGTTATGTTGCATGCTGCTGTTAGTTGATTTTGTTTTGTTGATTGGCTTGAAGAAAAGATGCCTTTGCCATGCTTGAACCCTAGGGTTTCTAAGATAGAAAGTATGAGGTTTCATTGGTGtgttactgttttattggctgagagccaatcaaaacatttccttTCCTTCACTCAAAACGCGCAGCTTTGATTAATGAATCCAAAATTACTAGTTTGCCATCGTTGACCACTGCCTTGACCATCTTGCTATGCTATGTTCTTCATATTTCATCCAAATGTTCATCAACTTCCacaattcattttaaattcattttaactccaaaaattgtgagattttttgcattaaactcatgaatgtgtctagttttttatggtgaattttatttaatttttcagtggctggattttaaatgataaatgatttttcaacatgtgtgccaaaatgatacattgtgccatttcaattgtgaaatactcatgttatatccaatgcctttgaaattttttgtggtgaaactagacacattgaccttcatttccatgtaaagtttgtgcatttatcatttgtggattgagagttatgattttctgaagttgtgtgttacatttggtgctataccatgatcatgcattttcacaatttttgttcacacacttccctacatccaaatcacttgaaattttgcatgaatcatctatcacatgtctaattgatgtatgaactttcttggaattaatcttgctgttttccatttgattgagaattttcttccatatgtggtcatttgttgactttttgtgctatgcattgccaaatcttttgtgaaattctcatatcttattgtatgaccatgaaatttcatatgtgataactagacatctcaagctttgcattggtgttaatatcattcatttctcttctgttttcaaattgatatgattttttgaagttgacctatgcttgttgactttcaccatgcttacttgaatttgggttgacttcatgattttacttgactgccttcctctcatccaaatgccatgaaattttgcatgcttgccatgatagatgttaggattgagtgtgatttatttcatgatttttgaaaatgttgGAGTTGACTTTTGAAGGAAGTCTTTGCTGTggacttttgtatgcttctcttgccatgttttgcatccttttgtgtatgaaatgaccatgatgcatgatatgattatgaatccaattgagaatgcttcttgaatgtttaaacttggtttgggttgactttgtcttgctgccttgactttttctttcatctttgaccctaggctagtcctagtggtcttctgagcttatgttgagttcatctgtttcaggttaagcaccaatgcattgaggatcattctaatgtgcttgagtttgattgttaaatgtgctaacctttgttttgtaggtgactcatatgcttgagtctttgtgccttgcacaattggtccctctgtggttgactattgggttatttccttttgattttgactgttggtctgtttactaattggtctgacttttgcaggtactttagttgcctaagttctttgaacttgcttgcttgctttgcttttagcatttgcttttgaggtataaacacttcttcttcatgtagtctggagacccggtctgttatttgaccgggcaaactgtctgaagtcctccttaagaggcaatgcctgtgtttgtttatatttgtcccaagcaggaaaagtccttcaagtaaggcaattggtggaaggtagggataagcaatctatcccccactattcagtgtgtcctctctttgctcccattacatggttgaagcaacgagataaaaacccaagatctaatcgagtcaataatgtggagagagttcctactttctgaactcccacactttctttgatgctctctctgatttgagatagaagcaatgaggcacacccctcatttcctattcatctgcttcacctgagcccctcaatggccaggttaagagcgacctttacccattacagtggacttttaaagtcaaaccctcttgtgtgagcccccattgtttggctatagagtgtgctgtttgatattcattgattgtttgattgcttcatgtgcacttgcttgcctgtatgttatgcatttatcatcatcatcaattgccattaatgcatgttcatctcatttgcttttgtgatgctatcattattgttttcccattgaggacaattgtaagtccattgctttggcatttgctcctgtgatatggaaggatagagtgtaagacctcattggtcactcatatcttctgtttatctgtttgtatgtgaggatacagttataagtccctgtaagttggcatctgttagcctgtgatcataatttgatctgtttggttttgtatgtgaggatacagttataagtccctgtaagttggcatctgttatcctgtgatcataatttgatctgtttggttttgtatgtgaggttgcagttataagtccctgtaagttggcatctgttgtcctgtgatcacaatttgatctgtttgtgtttgtatgtgaggatacagttataagtccctgtaagttggcatctgttgtcctgtgatcataatttgatctgtttgatgtgtatgtgaggttgcagttataagtccctgtaagttggcatctgctttcctgtgatcatagtttgtttcatctgtttgtatgtgaggttgcaattataagtccctgtaagttggcatttgcatacctgtgatcatattgttgcattgttcttgtatgtgaggatccattgtaagtccctgtaacgtggcattggatttcctaggaccatactgtggagttaacctaagtccagacagattggcagttaacttccgtttctcatctttgtttttcttttgaggagattagtgtaagtccattgagtggcttctgatatcctgttctgttttaggagactggtgtaaatccatctattggtatccggtatccgccttttatttctttgcctgtggagattagtgtaagaccattgagtggcatctgacatcccgttttgttttaggagattggtataagaccattgattggcatccgatatccgcttttgcttgctttgcttgtttgttattaattgttattccaaaggacacacttgaatcatctcctatatgatttcaagaagtgaaccttctaagaagttttattatccatccttcatccattcatcattcattacgtcttagaaccttttcacactataTCTTTTCAGACTTGACAcaagtgttgtgcaaacatcttcatgttttctaactaaaaacctggacccaagtccttgaccttttttcaaacttcattttcataatactcatttgaattgatcttaatcatactttgaccccattttcataatcataatcagttaacttcatccactcaattgttttggctttgtccattattaatgttttcatacatgagctataggtttgatttatcttagtggttgatgttaatctcaccttctgtctctagtgattgaattgtaagccttccttgcctactatagggttaacccctccctggcaagttgaagctgttctcacgtggtggacgttgttgtttgtataaggttgagttttctcccgtggataacgtaagacctagggtttgtgtttaaaattgaacctaacccacttttggaaatcttttagccgaactacggcgttctgatccttacctttgatggaaggtacgtaggcaacgggttcatccgttcgaacccaataacctaataacttgtatattcttttctcatcatcccaatcatgtttgcacaatacatatgtcataacaaataataatttagcataacaagtgtgaaaagggctccctaggagtacctaggacgtagtgggtgcctaacaccttcccattgcgtaatttaccccttacccagactctctgatctttttattagttttctacgtgtaaaacttcttaggcttttgttcgctttttagccaatcctttggataaataaaagtgcggtggcgactcgaaatttcaatgtatctcttagcttatggtttaatcgatagatcatatagcaacgaatacaccgctacagacAGTAAAACAGAAAGTTTGCTGAAAATTTGCATTGAAGAAATAGAAGCGGGTAATAGGCCAACTACCCACTTCAGTAAAGAAGGGTGGAAGAATATTACtgaaaaatttcaaaagaaaacCGAATATGCTTATGATCGCACTCAACTAAAGAATAGATGGGATACATTGCAAAAAGAGTTTTCGTCATTTGTGAAGTTAGTGGATAAGCAAACTGGAGTAGGATGGGATCATGAAAAGAAAACTATCATGGCTGACGATGATTGGTGGGCTGAAAAGAGTAAGGTACGGTTATGTCGATGTATACTAGACTAGTACTTAATTAATTGTATGAATTTTTTCATGATATATGTTTTGaatgtttatttatttttcagGAGGATCCAGATATTTTGAAATGGAAACATGGAGGACCTAAGTTTGTTGAATTGCTAGATAAATGTTTCAAGGGTGCCATAGCTACTGGTTTCGCCCTTTACAAACCATATGAAGATCAATTACCATGTGAAGGATCGAAATCTGTTTTTGAAGACGGTCGTGAGAATAACACAATTATTGAGGATGAAGGAGATGCAGATAATTTTGATGTTGGCAATAAAGTACAACCCAACCCAACACCAAGTTCTtccaaaaaagagaaaggttTTAGGGAAAGGAGAGAAAATCGGGGCAACAGAGAAACTTCAACGATCTCTTGATCGTATACTCGATGGGTTTGGGCCAAGCCAACAAGGACTCCCAGAAGATAACATTAGTTATGCTAAATGTTTGAAAATGTTGGATGAAATCCCATCCTTGGTAAAAGGATCACATTTACACTTTAAGGCTGTTAGAATCCTTGCCAATAAAGAAAATAGGACAATATTTTCTTACTTCATGAATACCTCAACTGCTGATATGGCTCTTGATTGGATAAACACTTGTCCCGAAAAAAAATATCCGCGTGATCGTTGATAGGATTGCATGCTTCTTAGAAAAAAACCATTAACAGTTTGAACTATTATGTTTTTATTAGCTTGATGTAATATGATATTTTTCATAATCACTTTGTTGTTTTGATACCAAATGGAAATTTCATTATTGACTTGTTAGAATATGTGATTTTGGATTCTTAAATGTCATTCTTGTGTTCTTACTTTCTTGCTTTAAGGATTTAAGATGTCATGATCTTTAACTATCCAAACATTTATAATTTTACATTTTTGTGTAACAGGATGGGTGACAATTCAAGTAAGAGTTTGGGTGAGAGTTCAGATGATATTTCATATGAGAGTGACAATACTTCTGAAATAGATATTGAAGTCCAACAGGTTGATAGAAGTCAATATCATATTGCAACAGTGATGGTTGCTTTTATGGTTACAAACCATGTTTTGAAATACATTGTCAAAGAAAAGAAAGCTACGTCAATTCTCTCCGGCCAACTATGGTTTGTAGAGTTGATAACAGGAAGTGATAACAGGTTTTTTGAGCAACTTCGAATGAGGAAACAAGTCTTTCAGAATTTGGTATGCGAGTTAACTAATAATTGTGGGTTGACACCTGCTAAACACATTGGAGTTGAGGAAAGTGTTGGGATATTCTTATATATGATAGGGCAACCTTCCTCATATAGAAATGCCCAAGAGCGATTTCAACATTCTAG is a window of Lathyrus oleraceus cultivar Zhongwan6 chromosome 6, CAAS_Psat_ZW6_1.0, whole genome shotgun sequence DNA encoding:
- the LOC127095027 gene encoding L10-interacting MYB domain-containing protein; this encodes MLQIDDELDTMLIAVMKPYCSLEKPPELHLNAECYAAMCFCSCVGNEYTATDSKTESLLKICIEEIEAGNRPTTHFSKEGWKNITEKFQKKTEYAYDRTQLKNRWDTLQKEFSSFVKLVDKQTGVGWDHEKKTIMADDDWWAEKSKEDPDILKWKHGGPKFVELLDKCFKGAIATGFALYKPYEDQLPCEGSKSVFEDGRENNTIIEDEGDADNFDVGNKVQPNPTPSSSKKEKGFRERRENRGNRETSTIS